One segment of Rubripirellula amarantea DNA contains the following:
- a CDS encoding DUF1552 domain-containing protein, with protein MPILLKNNALPRRTFLRGLGVGLSLPLLDAMRPAVLSAAERSAAETVPRRMLGVCNNLGLLPEKFFPTDSGANYTLSPYLKNLEKHRDDFSVFSGVWHPDVDGGHPADNCFLTAAPHPGSGGFRNTISLDQHIAEHVGHLTRFPSMTLGVNVQRGLRSLSWTGAGVLIPCEENPRTVYEQLFLQGSPDEVNAQVAKLSVGQSIMDAVAGQTKALQRKLGKKDRNRVDQYLTGVRELEQRLEAAKEWEHVPKPKPRGETPLNPEDPKAYMDKVRLMYDMARLAFETDSTRAVTLMLDSVNSPAIDVDGIQITDGYHNLSHHGKNEAKIKQLEAIDVWHMRLLDELFTKLKNVEEGSDSLLDRTMIVYGSNLGNANTHVTTNLPVLLAGGGFRHGSHLAFDTENNYPLPNLFVSMLQRFGIETDKFATSTGTFRGLQLA; from the coding sequence ATGCCCATCCTGCTAAAAAACAATGCACTTCCTCGTCGGACGTTTCTTCGTGGATTAGGCGTAGGCTTGTCGCTTCCGTTGCTTGATGCAATGCGTCCCGCCGTGTTGTCCGCCGCTGAGCGATCAGCGGCTGAAACCGTTCCACGACGTATGCTGGGCGTCTGTAACAATTTGGGTTTGCTGCCCGAAAAGTTTTTCCCCACGGATTCCGGTGCGAACTATACGTTGTCGCCGTACCTGAAGAACCTGGAAAAGCACCGAGACGACTTTAGCGTCTTCAGCGGTGTTTGGCATCCTGACGTCGACGGAGGGCACCCGGCTGATAATTGTTTCTTAACCGCCGCGCCTCATCCAGGAAGTGGTGGGTTTCGAAACACGATATCGCTGGACCAGCACATTGCCGAACACGTCGGGCATCTCACGCGGTTTCCATCGATGACCCTTGGCGTGAATGTTCAAAGAGGGCTGCGCAGTTTGTCATGGACGGGGGCGGGGGTGTTGATTCCGTGCGAAGAGAATCCTCGTACGGTCTATGAGCAATTGTTTCTTCAAGGGTCACCCGATGAGGTCAACGCCCAAGTCGCAAAGCTAAGTGTCGGGCAGAGTATCATGGATGCGGTTGCAGGTCAGACCAAAGCGTTGCAGCGAAAGTTAGGGAAGAAGGACCGCAATCGCGTGGACCAATACTTGACCGGTGTTCGAGAATTGGAACAACGTCTCGAGGCGGCAAAAGAATGGGAGCATGTGCCCAAACCCAAACCTCGAGGTGAAACGCCGCTGAACCCGGAAGATCCCAAAGCATACATGGACAAGGTCCGCTTGATGTATGACATGGCAAGACTTGCTTTTGAAACCGATTCAACCAGAGCGGTCACGTTGATGCTCGATAGCGTCAATTCACCGGCGATTGATGTCGATGGAATTCAGATCACCGATGGTTATCATAACCTTTCGCACCATGGAAAGAACGAAGCCAAGATCAAACAACTAGAAGCCATCGATGTTTGGCACATGCGATTGTTAGACGAGCTATTTACGAAGCTCAAGAACGTGGAAGAAGGTTCGGATTCGTTATTGGATCGAACCATGATTGTTTATGGAAGCAACCTCGGAAACGCCAATACTCACGTCACCACGAATCTGCCAGTGCTGCTTGCCGGTGGCGGATTTCGCCATGGCAGCCACTTGGCATTTGATACCGAAAACAACTACCCGCTGCCAAATTTATTCGTCTCGATGCTCCAACGATTTGGTATTGAAACCGATAAGTTTGCCACCAGCACGGGAACGTTCCGCGGTTTGCAGTTGGCTTAG
- a CDS encoding outer membrane protein assembly factor BamB family protein gives MRFYFVLLALISPTVLAVADDFTRFRGADATGVVADHPRLPTQWDESKNVAWVADVPGQGWGSPIVVGNRLFVSSVVADEANIKPQGGLYLGEGVRDPAKGIHHWMVYCLDIDSGETIWKHEAHTGRPVVPRHPKSSYAAETPTTDGERLFVLFGDLGLYAYRLDGELLWSQMIDPKKTNMDYGAAASPVVHDGQVIVVYDNKEESWIASFDAESGHPRWRTPRDEVMSWATPFVWENDQRTEIVVPGQRLNRSYSLDGKELWNFDGDMSVLVIPSPFAAHGMLYMSSGYVGDAHRPTFALRPGASGKLDTESGFQQNKFIEWYQPTASPYNTTPLVYGDYLYTLYDQGFMTCHNALTGDVVYGKQRFSPKGSFTASPWAYDGKVFCLSEDGLTYVIEAGEKFNILATNPLDELCIATPSVADGKLFIRTLTKVYCITQP, from the coding sequence ATGCGTTTCTATTTCGTTCTGCTCGCTTTGATTTCGCCTACGGTGTTGGCAGTCGCTGACGACTTCACTCGCTTTCGTGGAGCGGACGCGACCGGCGTCGTGGCCGACCATCCCCGCCTACCGACGCAGTGGGACGAATCCAAAAATGTCGCCTGGGTAGCAGATGTTCCTGGTCAAGGCTGGGGCAGCCCCATTGTTGTGGGCAATCGTTTGTTCGTCTCTTCCGTTGTCGCTGACGAAGCGAACATCAAACCTCAAGGCGGCCTCTATCTTGGCGAAGGTGTTCGCGATCCTGCGAAGGGGATTCATCACTGGATGGTTTACTGTCTTGATATCGATAGCGGTGAAACGATTTGGAAGCACGAAGCTCACACCGGTCGCCCCGTCGTGCCGCGGCACCCCAAGAGTTCATACGCAGCGGAAACACCAACGACTGATGGTGAACGATTGTTTGTGCTGTTTGGCGATTTGGGTTTGTATGCCTACCGCCTGGATGGCGAACTGCTTTGGTCACAGATGATCGATCCGAAAAAGACGAATATGGACTACGGTGCAGCCGCTTCACCGGTGGTGCATGACGGGCAAGTAATCGTGGTCTATGACAATAAAGAGGAATCCTGGATTGCATCATTTGACGCAGAATCCGGTCATCCTCGCTGGCGAACGCCACGCGATGAGGTGATGTCCTGGGCAACACCCTTTGTTTGGGAAAACGACCAACGAACCGAGATCGTCGTCCCGGGACAACGACTCAATCGCAGCTACTCACTTGACGGTAAGGAACTATGGAACTTCGACGGTGACATGTCGGTTCTCGTAATTCCATCGCCCTTTGCCGCTCACGGCATGCTGTACATGTCGTCGGGATACGTCGGCGACGCTCACCGACCGACGTTCGCACTTCGTCCTGGTGCGTCGGGAAAGCTTGACACCGAAAGCGGATTTCAACAAAACAAATTCATCGAGTGGTACCAACCGACTGCCTCGCCGTACAACACAACGCCACTTGTGTATGGCGATTACTTGTACACGCTCTACGACCAAGGATTCATGACCTGCCACAATGCGTTGACCGGCGATGTGGTCTATGGCAAACAACGTTTTTCGCCTAAGGGTTCATTCACTGCGTCACCTTGGGCGTACGACGGCAAGGTATTTTGCCTCAGCGAAGACGGCCTGACCTATGTCATCGAAGCGGGCGAGAAATTTAACATCCTAGCGACCAATCCACTCGACGAACTTTGCATCGCGACACCCAGCGTCGCCGACGGCAAGTTGTTCATCCGCACGCTAACCAAAGTTTACTGCATCACTCAACCGTAA
- a CDS encoding redoxin domain-containing protein → MGITSRVIWVGFLLATASLGSASGSAEPSLGKRIESFTLDNCYGKPVTLSDFESSSAIVIVFLGTECPLAKLYGPRLNEIQRQYADRGLQVIGINSNKQDSLSEVVAYVHRHEITFPMLKDPANRVADAMNAQRTPEAFLLDRDYTVRYHGRIDDQYGVGYSKERAPEPELSLAIEALLAGSPIATPTTEVVGCHIGRVKDVEPIGDVTFTKDIAPIFNAKCVNCHREGEIAPFVLSRYEDVLGWEDTILEVIADNRMPPWYADPAHGSFANDARLTDHQRELITTWVDNGMPEGDVEDLPASPRFAVGWQMPQPDQIIKMNDKPFSVPAEGVVDYQHFVVDPGWTEDKYIVASEARPDQQSVVHHILVYVIPPGDNRRDFQQVLAGYAPGTPPLDLHDGIAMEVKAGSKLMFEMHYTPNGSQVDDLSYIGIRFTEKSKVRKRLQGRAALNHEFEIPAGAVNHTVTASYVSKANESLISMSPHMHLRGKSFRFDALFPDGREETLLNVPQYDFNWQLKYILEQPITLPKGTKVMCTAVFDNSLGNVTNPDPTVPVRWGDQSFEEMMIGFMETVPVEDEF, encoded by the coding sequence ATGGGAATTACGAGTCGAGTCATCTGGGTCGGTTTTTTACTTGCAACGGCGTCTCTAGGGTCCGCCAGCGGATCGGCTGAACCCTCCCTTGGCAAGCGAATCGAATCGTTCACGCTCGATAACTGCTACGGCAAACCGGTGACGTTAAGCGACTTTGAATCGTCCTCGGCGATCGTAATCGTATTCCTGGGGACGGAATGCCCACTCGCAAAGCTGTATGGACCGCGACTCAATGAGATCCAGAGGCAATATGCTGATCGCGGTTTGCAAGTCATAGGGATCAATTCCAACAAGCAAGACAGTTTGTCCGAAGTGGTGGCGTACGTGCATCGACATGAGATCACGTTTCCCATGCTCAAGGATCCGGCCAACCGTGTTGCTGATGCCATGAACGCTCAGCGAACTCCGGAAGCATTTCTTCTCGATCGCGACTATACAGTCCGCTACCACGGACGCATCGACGATCAATACGGAGTCGGCTACTCAAAAGAACGTGCACCAGAACCCGAACTATCACTCGCAATCGAAGCGCTACTAGCTGGATCCCCAATCGCTACACCGACAACCGAGGTGGTCGGTTGTCATATCGGACGAGTCAAAGATGTTGAACCGATCGGCGATGTGACATTCACCAAAGACATCGCCCCTATCTTCAATGCGAAGTGTGTCAACTGCCATCGAGAAGGCGAGATCGCACCGTTCGTTCTGTCACGGTACGAGGATGTGCTCGGCTGGGAAGACACTATTTTGGAGGTCATCGCGGATAACCGCATGCCGCCATGGTACGCCGATCCGGCACATGGATCGTTCGCCAATGACGCGAGACTGACCGACCACCAACGTGAACTCATTACCACTTGGGTCGACAACGGAATGCCCGAAGGCGATGTCGAGGACCTACCGGCATCGCCACGGTTTGCGGTTGGTTGGCAAATGCCACAACCTGATCAAATTATAAAAATGAATGACAAGCCGTTTTCGGTCCCGGCGGAAGGCGTTGTCGACTACCAGCACTTCGTTGTTGATCCAGGCTGGACCGAAGACAAGTACATCGTGGCTTCGGAAGCTCGTCCTGACCAGCAGAGCGTCGTGCACCACATCTTGGTTTACGTGATCCCACCTGGTGACAACCGACGCGACTTCCAACAAGTACTGGCTGGCTATGCTCCCGGCACTCCTCCACTTGATTTGCATGATGGAATAGCAATGGAGGTGAAAGCTGGCAGCAAGCTAATGTTCGAAATGCACTACACGCCCAACGGTTCTCAGGTGGACGACCTCAGCTACATCGGGATTCGATTCACCGAAAAGTCAAAGGTCCGAAAGCGTCTTCAAGGGCGAGCGGCACTCAATCACGAGTTTGAAATCCCGGCTGGAGCAGTCAACCACACGGTGACGGCTAGCTACGTCTCGAAGGCCAATGAGAGTTTGATCAGCATGTCACCCCACATGCATTTACGAGGAAAGTCATTCCGGTTCGATGCTCTGTTTCCCGATGGACGCGAAGAAACGCTTTTGAATGTCCCCCAGTACGATTTCAATTGGCAGTTGAAATACATCCTCGAACAACCAATCACGTTGCCGAAGGGCACCAAGGTCATGTGTACCGCGGTGTTCGACAACAGTCTTGGGAATGTGACGAATCCTGACCCGACCGTCCCGGTTCGCTGGGGCGATCAAAGTTTTGAAGAGATGATGATCGGCTTCATGGAAACCGTGCCTGTTGAAGATGAATTTTAA
- a CDS encoding sigma-70 family RNA polymerase sigma factor: protein MSEPDQRIDVDKEEAFMRSFLQSERRILGFILSLVPHMSDAEDLLQETCSTMWRKHDEFEAGTNFTAWGISIARYKVLSYRRKMHSSKVMFSEPMMVQIAETTERLSPSSSARAEALQGCLKKLRENDREIIRLRYYAENSPKETARQLDRSVDSIYKSLNRIRQHLLSCIRQSLQTEGSLG from the coding sequence ATGAGCGAACCCGATCAAAGAATTGACGTCGACAAAGAAGAAGCCTTCATGCGGTCGTTCTTACAATCAGAACGCCGAATCCTGGGCTTCATCTTGTCTCTTGTGCCGCACATGTCCGATGCGGAAGATTTGTTGCAAGAGACTTGTTCAACGATGTGGCGCAAGCACGATGAATTTGAAGCAGGTACGAACTTCACCGCGTGGGGAATCTCAATCGCTCGGTACAAGGTACTTAGCTACCGTCGAAAAATGCATTCCAGCAAAGTCATGTTCAGCGAACCGATGATGGTTCAAATTGCCGAAACCACTGAACGACTTTCCCCTTCAAGTTCAGCCAGAGCGGAAGCACTACAGGGGTGTCTGAAAAAGCTCCGAGAGAATGATCGTGAGATCATTCGGTTGCGATACTACGCCGAAAATTCGCCCAAAGAAACCGCTCGTCAACTCGATCGCAGCGTCGACTCGATCTACAAGTCTCTTAATCGTATTCGTCAGCACCTGCTTTCGTGCATTCGTCAATCACTGCAGACTGAAGGAAGTCTCGGATGA
- a CDS encoding Gfo/Idh/MocA family protein: MSDAPRALSSRRQFLATTAAATMAASVPYTFTASRASAQSSAKPLRFALIGVGGNGTRTSPVGKKFADLVALCDVDANHLADGNELLCDGKADLYADYREVLDRDDIDLVQISTPDHWHTKILIEAMRAGKDAYCEKPLTLTIDEGKMIRKVQQETGRVVQVGTQQRSSFNLFNKALAVISDGRIGKLKKITVGIDAGGWSPEIPTAEVPEGLDWDRWLGPTPKMQFRYLADAKRNYTNGHTHFRWWYEHSGGKLTDWGAHHIDIAMLGIEAAGQNSDPISVGGTAKHDVEFKDGMPLQHDRYNTARAFDLNVHFADGDVVMNVRHDVDNGILFEGELGRIFVNRGKLTGKAIEELKANPLPEEAIAKVYRGMPMVGNDRDAHWANLIHSIEHRTLPISDVHSHMKMLNVCHLAGICCRLGRTIHWDQATEQITGDDLAASMMSRPYREGYEIGS, from the coding sequence ATGAGCGACGCTCCCCGCGCATTGTCCTCTCGCCGTCAATTCCTGGCGACAACTGCCGCCGCGACTATGGCTGCCTCCGTTCCCTATACGTTCACCGCTTCACGAGCATCGGCGCAATCAAGTGCCAAGCCGCTTCGTTTTGCGCTGATTGGCGTCGGTGGAAATGGTACCCGGACATCGCCCGTTGGAAAGAAATTTGCGGACTTGGTTGCGCTTTGTGACGTCGATGCAAACCACTTGGCCGATGGCAATGAATTGCTATGCGATGGAAAGGCAGACTTGTACGCCGATTATCGCGAAGTGCTCGATCGCGATGACATCGACCTCGTGCAAATTTCAACGCCGGATCATTGGCACACCAAAATCTTGATCGAAGCCATGCGTGCCGGCAAAGACGCCTACTGCGAAAAGCCTTTAACGCTCACGATCGACGAAGGCAAGATGATTCGCAAGGTGCAACAGGAAACGGGACGCGTCGTTCAGGTCGGAACTCAGCAGCGAAGTAGTTTCAACCTATTCAACAAAGCGTTGGCCGTGATTTCCGATGGGCGAATCGGAAAGCTAAAGAAAATCACAGTCGGCATTGACGCAGGCGGTTGGAGTCCCGAGATCCCCACCGCGGAAGTCCCAGAAGGACTCGATTGGGATCGGTGGTTGGGGCCTACGCCTAAGATGCAGTTTCGATACCTAGCAGACGCAAAGCGGAACTACACCAACGGTCACACTCACTTTCGTTGGTGGTACGAACATAGCGGCGGTAAATTGACCGACTGGGGCGCTCACCACATCGACATTGCGATGCTGGGGATCGAAGCTGCCGGGCAAAATAGTGATCCCATTTCCGTAGGCGGTACGGCAAAGCATGACGTTGAGTTTAAAGACGGTATGCCATTGCAGCATGATCGCTACAACACTGCTCGCGCTTTCGATCTGAACGTTCATTTCGCCGACGGGGATGTGGTTATGAATGTCCGGCACGATGTCGACAATGGGATCTTATTTGAAGGTGAACTCGGTCGCATTTTCGTTAATCGTGGCAAGCTGACCGGCAAGGCGATCGAAGAGCTCAAAGCCAATCCTTTGCCAGAGGAAGCAATTGCAAAGGTCTATCGCGGGATGCCAATGGTTGGCAACGATCGAGATGCTCACTGGGCTAACCTCATTCACTCGATCGAACATCGTACGTTGCCCATCTCGGACGTCCATTCCCACATGAAAATGCTGAATGTTTGCCACCTCGCGGGGATTTGTTGTCGTCTGGGGAGAACAATCCATTGGGACCAAGCAACCGAGCAAATCACGGGGGACGATTTGGCAGCGAGTATGATGAGCCGCCCCTACCGAGAAGGCTACGAGATCGGGTCGTAG
- a CDS encoding sulfatase-like hydrolase/transferase, with protein MFNRTIRFCCSCWLLFAICVSFASDVPAEQPNVVLILIDDLSHYGVTAYGADRISEENGKFTNQRFETPKIDRLAQTGLRCDNAFAYPLCEPTRIALMSGQYNSRNFLQCKAQHASEITFGDTFSAAGYATGIFGKWKQTRGTKLVHAKDYIFEFGWDEFCCFDVVGESQRYINPSLVINGEIHNYVGREDIDPQTGRRWYGPDICNRHALQFIDKHKDEPFFLYYPMLLVHDEHKPTPDTQPHSLFDQFDETKHNKDGHSGDDKRFFPDMLAYMDKLIGKVVDKLDQHGLRDDTIIVVMGDNGTKEPFIHHLPDGTSYPGGKGGNVDNGLHVPLILNCPGKITGGKENDFRSYDGLVDVTDIYPTMCEAVGIELQTPQNIDGISFWPQVLGESGEPRKNIYTWYNGNKPASDTSTVLRYAFNKDFKRYAPHANFPNGRFFDLRTDRLELADEFDHTVRVAWAHYHRSGLDPENLDAEQRAAYESLGATIKQHEYVPVSGLLITNDNTTLSKGTSIGLNCLITPSHATRQNLIWESSDPSIASVNKFGVVSAKEVGSASITVYSWDDATPLAAGKKSTFSRDGIHYTLKFEVVP; from the coding sequence ATGTTCAATCGCACGATTCGATTCTGCTGTTCATGTTGGTTGCTATTCGCGATCTGCGTGTCGTTCGCCAGCGATGTGCCGGCTGAGCAGCCCAATGTTGTTCTGATTTTGATCGATGACCTGAGTCACTATGGCGTGACAGCCTACGGTGCTGACCGGATCAGCGAAGAGAATGGGAAGTTTACGAATCAGCGTTTCGAAACGCCGAAGATCGATCGACTTGCCCAAACTGGGCTTCGCTGTGACAACGCGTTTGCTTATCCATTATGCGAACCGACGCGGATTGCCTTGATGTCCGGTCAGTACAACTCGCGGAACTTTCTGCAGTGCAAGGCACAACACGCTTCCGAGATCACTTTCGGCGACACGTTCAGCGCAGCGGGGTACGCGACGGGGATCTTTGGAAAGTGGAAGCAGACGCGGGGAACTAAGCTAGTTCACGCCAAGGATTACATCTTCGAGTTCGGATGGGATGAGTTCTGTTGCTTCGATGTTGTTGGCGAGAGCCAGCGGTATATCAATCCGAGCCTCGTTATTAATGGCGAGATACATAATTACGTCGGTCGCGAGGACATTGATCCGCAAACAGGTCGACGTTGGTATGGCCCCGACATCTGCAATCGCCATGCACTTCAATTCATCGACAAGCATAAAGATGAGCCATTCTTTTTGTACTATCCGATGCTGCTAGTTCATGACGAACACAAGCCAACGCCGGACACCCAGCCACATTCGTTGTTTGATCAGTTCGATGAAACCAAGCACAACAAGGACGGCCACTCCGGCGACGACAAGCGGTTTTTCCCCGATATGCTTGCGTACATGGACAAGCTAATAGGTAAGGTAGTCGACAAGCTCGATCAGCACGGGTTACGTGACGACACAATCATTGTGGTGATGGGCGACAACGGAACGAAGGAACCGTTCATCCATCACTTGCCTGATGGAACAAGCTATCCCGGCGGTAAGGGAGGAAACGTTGACAATGGGCTTCATGTGCCATTGATTCTGAATTGTCCCGGAAAGATCACGGGCGGTAAAGAGAATGACTTCCGCAGCTACGATGGCTTGGTCGATGTGACGGATATCTACCCGACCATGTGTGAGGCGGTAGGCATCGAATTGCAAACTCCACAAAACATTGACGGGATCAGTTTCTGGCCGCAGGTGCTTGGCGAATCCGGCGAGCCGAGAAAGAACATCTACACGTGGTACAACGGCAACAAGCCGGCGAGCGACACGTCCACAGTACTACGATACGCGTTCAACAAAGACTTCAAACGCTACGCACCCCATGCGAATTTTCCCAACGGTCGATTTTTTGACCTGAGAACCGATCGACTCGAATTGGCTGATGAGTTTGATCATACGGTTCGTGTTGCGTGGGCGCACTATCATCGCAGCGGGCTCGATCCGGAAAACCTGGATGCCGAGCAACGGGCGGCTTACGAGTCGCTCGGTGCGACCATTAAACAGCACGAGTATGTGCCCGTCAGTGGACTACTCATCACAAACGACAACACCACGCTTAGTAAGGGGACATCGATCGGATTAAACTGTCTCATCACGCCGTCCCATGCGACTCGTCAGAACCTGATTTGGGAATCGAGTGATCCGTCCATCGCCTCGGTCAACAAGTTTGGCGTGGTCAGTGCAAAGGAGGTTGGATCGGCATCAATCACGGTGTATTCATGGGACGACGCGACTCCGTTGGCCGCCGGCAAGAAGAGCACCTTTTCACGCGATGGTATCCATTACACCTTGAAGTTCGAAGTGGTTCCGTAG
- a CDS encoding sulfatase-like hydrolase/transferase, which produces MNRFRLVRFVIVFAVTWLVFGGVDAIAERPSILWIYVDDMSDWMGCYGDPIAQTPHIDSLAQEGVLFENAFMPAPVCSTTRSALITGTMQTTYGLHQHRTMIKKPLPNGVVTVPELFREAGYLTFNEAKDDYNFERDRNLMYSSEFTRPTRKQVNAHMIGREVSWLKQLQGKPFFGQIQLKGGKIEGETGSKFPAKSRVPDDQVAVPPQYPDHPVFRNAIARHYEQIAETDAQVGAIIAGLKEFGLWDNTIVFFFTDHGSPLPRAKQFLYEDGTKVPLIVRWPKSMQLPRGKSRSDLVSGIDITASSLGLAGMSVPPFMEGRDLFSEDYEPQEYVISARDRMGNAIDRNRTVRSATFRYIRNYKTDRALYQPQYRDKYATFKTLRQLLAQGKLTPLQASYHDAAQRPEEELYDLVNDPHQTVNLADDPEYASVLKGHRDYLQQWEEATDDQGRYPESEESLRLVYESVTGDCVSPEYDFLKIRKTNDNGSEANDGAGDTTSLQPKAEKPKSKPKIIQYPDALVWTDAKLAAKEFPGFEFIGEYSQGNRFLQATPSGKRFYLSIYQGGLPGTGWDGSRVDHEWVELDAMKSRLQGWEKIDRSKNVVGKQPPDNAVVLFDGSDVSAWKNAKIDNGTLQAGAATKRSFRDFTLYLEFMLPLKPEPEISHPHRGNSGVFAVGAYEVQIADTFGIDPDPLAWQEIDLLKPVDTWCGSIYGIRAAKFNMCLPPLTWQSMEIEFKAARFENSVKVSDAEISVIHNGVKVHDQFHVPQGTGGGPAGPRPEVAEGPIYLQNHGNPNRFRNIWIVTR; this is translated from the coding sequence ATGAATAGATTCCGTCTCGTTAGGTTCGTCATCGTCTTCGCAGTCACATGGCTTGTGTTCGGTGGCGTCGATGCGATTGCTGAACGCCCCAGCATTTTGTGGATTTATGTAGATGACATGAGTGATTGGATGGGATGCTATGGCGATCCGATTGCCCAGACTCCCCACATCGATAGTCTTGCGCAGGAAGGCGTCCTGTTTGAAAACGCCTTCATGCCAGCGCCAGTTTGTTCGACGACTCGATCAGCGCTGATTACCGGAACGATGCAAACAACGTATGGGTTGCACCAGCACCGAACGATGATCAAAAAGCCGCTCCCCAATGGGGTCGTGACGGTGCCAGAATTATTTCGCGAGGCGGGTTACCTGACGTTCAATGAAGCGAAGGATGATTACAACTTCGAGCGTGACCGAAACCTGATGTATTCGTCGGAGTTTACTCGGCCCACTCGCAAGCAAGTGAACGCGCATATGATCGGTCGCGAAGTGTCTTGGCTAAAGCAATTGCAGGGCAAGCCGTTCTTTGGCCAAATTCAGCTTAAGGGAGGAAAGATCGAAGGCGAAACGGGATCAAAGTTTCCCGCAAAGAGTCGTGTTCCGGACGATCAGGTTGCGGTTCCACCTCAGTACCCCGACCATCCCGTGTTTCGAAATGCCATCGCTCGTCACTACGAACAAATTGCGGAAACGGACGCTCAAGTGGGCGCGATCATTGCGGGGTTGAAGGAGTTCGGTTTGTGGGACAACACGATTGTGTTTTTCTTTACCGATCATGGTAGTCCTTTGCCCCGAGCTAAACAGTTCCTCTACGAAGACGGTACCAAAGTGCCGCTAATTGTACGTTGGCCAAAGAGCATGCAACTTCCCCGTGGAAAATCTCGCTCGGACCTCGTCAGCGGAATCGACATCACTGCAAGTTCACTCGGCTTAGCTGGAATGTCCGTGCCCCCATTCATGGAAGGACGCGATCTGTTTTCAGAGGATTATGAGCCGCAGGAATACGTGATATCGGCTCGCGATCGAATGGGCAACGCGATTGATCGCAACCGTACCGTTCGGTCAGCAACGTTTCGATATATCCGCAACTACAAAACGGATCGAGCGTTGTATCAACCCCAGTATCGAGACAAGTATGCAACCTTCAAGACGCTACGGCAATTGCTCGCTCAAGGAAAGCTGACTCCGCTGCAAGCATCGTACCACGACGCAGCGCAACGTCCGGAAGAAGAATTGTACGACCTCGTGAACGATCCTCACCAAACCGTCAACTTAGCGGATGATCCAGAATACGCATCGGTGCTGAAGGGACACCGCGATTATCTCCAGCAGTGGGAAGAGGCCACTGATGACCAGGGTCGCTATCCCGAAAGCGAGGAGTCGCTACGGTTGGTGTACGAATCGGTTACGGGCGATTGTGTTTCACCCGAGTATGACTTTCTGAAAATTCGCAAGACAAATGACAACGGCAGCGAAGCGAATGATGGTGCTGGCGACACGACGTCTCTGCAACCGAAAGCTGAAAAGCCGAAGTCAAAGCCGAAGATCATCCAGTACCCGGATGCTCTCGTATGGACCGACGCAAAGTTGGCGGCGAAGGAGTTTCCAGGTTTCGAGTTCATCGGCGAGTACTCCCAAGGAAATCGCTTTTTGCAAGCGACACCATCGGGCAAAAGGTTCTACCTTTCCATCTATCAGGGCGGCTTGCCAGGAACAGGTTGGGATGGCAGTCGGGTTGATCACGAGTGGGTCGAGCTGGATGCGATGAAGAGTCGCTTGCAAGGTTGGGAAAAGATCGATCGCAGCAAGAACGTGGTAGGTAAGCAACCGCCCGATAACGCCGTCGTTTTGTTCGATGGATCGGACGTGAGCGCCTGGAAGAATGCAAAGATCGACAACGGAACGCTTCAGGCGGGAGCGGCGACGAAACGCAGCTTTCGAGATTTCACGTTGTACCTGGAATTCATGTTGCCGCTGAAGCCGGAGCCCGAGATCAGTCACCCGCACCGCGGAAACAGTGGCGTCTTCGCGGTCGGAGCATACGAGGTGCAGATCGCTGACACGTTCGGAATCGATCCTGATCCACTAGCATGGCAAGAAATAGATCTGCTCAAACCAGTCGACACATGGTGCGGTAGCATCTATGGAATCCGAGCAGCAAAGTTCAACATGTGCTTGCCGCCACTGACTTGGCAAAGCATGGAGATCGAGTTCAAGGCGGCACGTTTCGAAAACTCCGTCAAGGTTTCCGACGCCGAGATTTCCGTGATCCACAACGGCGTGAAGGTTCACGACCAATTCCATGTTCCCCAAGGCACCGGTGGTGGGCCGGCCGGACCGCGACCCGAAGTGGCTGAAGGCCCGATCTATCTGCAAAACCATGGCAATCCCAATCGGTTTCGTAACATTTGGATTGTGACGAGGTAG